In one Nicotiana tomentosiformis chromosome 6, ASM39032v3, whole genome shotgun sequence genomic region, the following are encoded:
- the LOC104090080 gene encoding uncharacterized protein, with protein MASIEEALKAKANAETKYAERDFLGAKNYALKAQMLCPHLACISQMVAAFGVHSAAATKVNGEFDFYAILGSDPSSNRAMLKKQYKKLAVFLHPDKNKRFGADVAFRLFSEAWKVLSDGAKRSSYDHRRSLFTVHASGVGNVGNCANSSASHSRLDTFWTVCTSCHVQYEYQRKYVNKRLSCKNCYGVFIAVETGLAAVSGAYPNSNRHCAPENGYGSHGRDVAYVPTTPIYSANNGVLGHHSVCNEQPLHRRGRPSKKRKLLVESTYVYNGEAALETATEMKMADANGNGNMNQDTKLCTPTETSLRRCLTAPAFNVRQLLIDKARTYIRKKLEQIRSAAETGSLTIIVPDSDFHDFDKDRSEDCFKPKQIWALYDEEDGMPRLYCLIREVISMNPFKIRISYLSSKSDSEFGLANWLDSGFTKSCGNFRAFNSEIVERVNMFSHLLSREKAGRGGCVRIYPKSGDIWAVYQNWSLDWNRETSEEVRHRYEMVEVLNDYSEELGVSVTPLVKLNGFKTVYKRNMDKDAIRWIPRREMLRFSHQVPSCLLKREGMNLPEGCWDLDPAATPEDLLQGVNEASTSRL; from the coding sequence ATGGCAAGCATAGAGGAAGCGCTAAAAGCTAAAGCGAATGCTGAAACGAAATACGCAGAGAGAGATTTTCTGGGTGCCAAAAACTATGCTTTAAAGGCTCAGATGTTGTGCCCTCATCTAGCGTGCATATCACAAATGGTGGCCGCATTTGGGGTTCATAGTGCTGCAGCAACAAAGGTCAATGGAGAATTTGATTTTTACGCGATACTGGGTTCAGATCCATCTTCAAACAGGGCTATGTTGAAGAAACAATATAAAAAGCTGGCCGTGTTTCTCCATCCTGATAAAAATAAAAGATTTGGAGCTGATGTCGCATTTAGGCTCTTTTCTGAAGCATGGAAAGTATTGTCGGATGGTGCTAAAAGAAGCTCATACGATCACAGGAGAAGTTTATTTACAGTACATGCTTCTGGTGTTGGCAACGTTGGCAATTGCGCCAATTCTTCAGCTTCTCATAGCAGACTCGACACGTTTTGGACTGTTTGTACCTCTTGTCATGTTCAATACGAATATCAAAGGAAGTATGTGAACAAAAGGCTGTCCTGTAAAAACTGTTATGGGGTTTTTATTGCTGTTGAAACAGGTCTGGCCGCAGTAAGTGGTGCCTATCCAAATAGCAATAGGCATTGTGCACCGGAGAACGGATATGGAAGCCATGGTCGTGACGTTGCATATGTTCCCACAACGCCTATTTATTCTGCAAATAATGGTGTTTTAGGACATCATTCTGTGTGCAATGAGCAACCGTTACACAGACGTGGTAGGCCttctaagaaaagaaaacttCTTGTGGAGAGTACATATGTTTATAATGGTGAAGCGGCTCTAGAAACGGCTACAGAAATGAAAATGGCAGATGCAAATGGGAATGGGAATATGAACCAAGATACCAAGCTTTGTACTCCTACTGAAACTTCACTCAGAAGATGTTTAACAGCTCCTGCATTTAATGTAAGACAATTATTAATTGACAAGGCAAGAACATATATCCGCAAGAAACTAGAACAGATCAGGTCGGCTGCAGAAACTGGCTCGTTAACAATAATTGTCCCGGACTCTGACTTCCATGATTTTGACAAAGACAGATCAGAGGATTGTTTCAAACCGAAGCAAATATGGGCTTTATATGACGAGGAAGATGGTATGCCTCGCTTGTATTGTCTGATCCGCGAAGTCATCTCTATGAATCCATTCAAGATTCGCATCAGCTACTTGAGTTCGAAATCAGACAGTGAATTTGGACTAGCAAATTGGTTGGATTCCGGTTTTACCAAGTCATGTGGAAATTTTAGGGCCTTTAACTCTGAAATCGTTGAGCGGGTCAATATGTTTTCTCATCTTCTAAGTAGGGAGAAGGCTGGGAGAGGAGGTTGTGTTAGAATCTACCCGAAAAGTGGGGATATTTGGGCTGTATATCAAAATTGGTCGCTAGATTGGAACAGAGAAACCTCTGAGGAAGTGAGACACCGATATGAAATGGTGGAGGTCCTCAATGATTATTCCGAGGAGCTTGGTGTCTCTGTTACTCCATTGGTTAAATTAAATGGATTCAAGACAGTATACAAAAGAAACATGGACAAGGATGCCATTCGATGGATTCCAAGAAGAGAGATGTTACGATTTTCACATCAAGTTCCTTCTTGTTTACTGAAACGGGAAGGTATGAATTTGCCAGAGGGGTGCTGGGATCTTGACCCTGCTGCAACTCCCGAAGATCTACTTCAGGGAGTAAATGAGGCGAGCACATCCAGGCTATGA